Proteins encoded by one window of Synechococcus sp. WH 7805:
- a CDS encoding diflavin flavoprotein, producing MTASISPAAASAERQMITLPIAEGLTCFRGLSPKRSRFELEYALERGSTANSFLFAAGPDTAEVTQPAVLVHPPGAAYASVFLPVLQQTLPDPASKLVVVVGHVNPNRVALLRDLVSAYSGLELVASNAGAKLLRELWSLRRPQAPGDESPQPPLPDLPEIKVIRQEQTLPVSHGHQLHVLPTPTPRWPGGLLAFEETLGLLMSDKLFSAHICTSEWAELNRSETEEERRHFYDCLMAPMASQVDALVERLEELDIRTVAPGHGPAIDTSWRSLFNDYRRWGESQQQASLSVALLFASAYGNTAAIADALAQGVSRTGVRVTSLNCEFTPADELVRTIQTADGLLIGSPTLGGHAPTPIVSALGTLLAEGDRSKPVGVFGSFGWSGEAIDLLETKLKDGGFRFAFEPIRIKFSPDAATVRTLEETGTRFGRSLRQEQRKQQRRGGGGLRESRSDPAVLALGRVVGSLCVLTTRKGSLSGAMVASWVSQASFAPPGITVAVAKDRAVEALLHKGDRFALNVLAEGRESGPMKQFLQPFEPGADRFNGLDLQSSPSEQPLLPEALAWMEGEVKQRMECGDHWLVYAEVLHGGLFDSEANTAVHHRRSGANY from the coding sequence ATGACCGCTTCCATATCTCCAGCAGCGGCCAGCGCGGAGCGACAGATGATCACACTGCCGATCGCAGAGGGTCTTACCTGTTTTCGCGGCCTAAGCCCCAAGCGCTCGCGGTTTGAACTGGAATACGCCCTGGAACGGGGAAGCACGGCCAACAGCTTCCTCTTTGCAGCGGGGCCGGACACCGCAGAAGTCACGCAACCCGCCGTTCTCGTGCACCCACCGGGAGCGGCTTACGCGTCCGTCTTTCTGCCGGTACTTCAGCAGACTCTGCCAGATCCAGCGTCCAAGCTGGTGGTGGTGGTGGGTCATGTGAATCCCAACCGCGTAGCTCTGCTCAGGGATCTGGTCTCGGCTTATTCCGGCCTGGAACTGGTGGCCTCCAATGCAGGAGCAAAGCTGCTGCGGGAGTTGTGGAGCCTGCGCCGCCCACAGGCCCCCGGTGATGAGAGCCCCCAGCCACCGCTGCCGGATCTACCGGAGATCAAGGTGATCCGTCAGGAGCAGACGCTCCCCGTGAGCCACGGTCATCAGCTGCATGTGCTTCCAACCCCGACCCCTCGCTGGCCCGGTGGACTGCTGGCCTTTGAGGAGACCCTCGGATTGCTGATGAGCGACAAGCTCTTCAGTGCCCACATCTGTACATCGGAATGGGCCGAGTTGAACCGCAGCGAGACCGAAGAGGAACGCCGTCATTTCTACGACTGCCTGATGGCGCCGATGGCCAGCCAGGTGGATGCCCTGGTAGAGCGCCTTGAGGAACTGGACATCCGCACCGTGGCCCCAGGCCATGGACCGGCGATCGACACCAGCTGGCGGAGTCTGTTCAACGACTACCGGCGCTGGGGTGAAAGCCAACAGCAGGCCTCGCTCTCGGTCGCTCTTCTCTTTGCCAGCGCCTATGGCAACACCGCAGCCATCGCCGATGCCCTCGCCCAGGGCGTCAGCCGAACAGGGGTACGCGTTACAAGCCTGAACTGCGAATTCACCCCAGCGGATGAACTGGTGCGCACGATTCAGACGGCCGATGGCTTGCTGATCGGCTCCCCCACGCTGGGAGGTCACGCCCCCACGCCGATCGTCTCGGCCCTCGGCACCCTGCTGGCTGAAGGAGACCGCAGCAAGCCCGTTGGTGTGTTCGGCAGCTTCGGCTGGAGCGGCGAAGCAATCGACCTCCTGGAAACCAAGCTCAAGGACGGTGGATTTCGTTTCGCCTTCGAGCCAATTCGGATCAAATTCAGTCCTGACGCGGCCACCGTGCGCACCCTTGAAGAAACCGGAACGCGCTTCGGCCGTTCCCTGCGCCAGGAACAGCGCAAACAACAGCGGCGCGGTGGTGGTGGTCTGCGTGAGAGTCGCAGTGACCCGGCAGTGCTGGCCCTCGGACGCGTGGTGGGCTCCCTTTGCGTGCTGACGACGCGCAAGGGCTCCCTCAGTGGCGCCATGGTGGCGAGCTGGGTGAGTCAGGCCAGCTTTGCGCCTCCGGGAATCACCGTGGCGGTCGCCAAAGATCGGGCTGTGGAGGCCTTGCTTCACAAAGGTGATCGCTTTGCCCTCAACGTGCTGGCGGAAGGTCGGGAGAGTGGGCCGATGAAGCAGTTCCTCCAACCCTTCGAACCCGGGGCCGACCGGTTTAATGGATTGGACCTGCAGTCGAGTCCCTCCGAGCAACCACTGCTACCTGAGGCCCTGGCCTGGATGGAAGGCGAGGTGAAGCAACGGATGGAATGCGGCGATCACTGGCTTGTGTATGCGGAAGTTCTCCATGGGGGCCTGTTTGACAGTGAAGCCAACACAGCCGTGCACCATCGCCGTAGTGGCGCCAACTACTGA
- a CDS encoding pirin-like bicupin family protein, with amino-acid sequence MREPVSPPADRIPDVLLRRAEERFHSHHDWLESWHSFSFAGHYSPDWMGFGPLRVINDDTIAAGRGFGMHPHRDMEIITVMIQGQLNHRDSMGNSGVINAGDVQRMSAGTGIVHSEMNEGHEACRLLQIWIEPSAEGLSPAYEQRTFSIGSSTWTPLLAPNDPSVMAIERPVSVWRAQPSADQELQWPAQSIERGWIQMIEGEIELTRPSAASIRLHKGDGLGFKGSSSDLKILQSHSENSDVLLFALQ; translated from the coding sequence ATGCGTGAACCGGTTTCACCTCCAGCCGATCGCATCCCCGATGTGCTGCTGCGCCGCGCCGAAGAACGCTTCCACAGCCACCACGACTGGCTCGAGTCCTGGCACAGCTTCTCCTTCGCAGGCCACTACTCCCCTGACTGGATGGGCTTTGGCCCCCTGCGAGTGATCAACGACGACACGATTGCTGCAGGTCGGGGCTTCGGCATGCACCCGCATCGCGATATGGAAATCATCACGGTGATGATCCAGGGCCAGTTGAACCATCGGGATTCGATGGGCAACAGCGGCGTGATCAACGCAGGCGATGTTCAGCGCATGAGTGCCGGCACCGGCATCGTTCACTCCGAGATGAATGAAGGTCACGAGGCCTGCCGACTGCTGCAGATCTGGATCGAGCCCAGCGCAGAAGGACTCTCACCGGCCTACGAACAGCGAACATTCAGCATCGGATCCAGCACCTGGACACCCCTGCTGGCCCCGAACGACCCTTCGGTGATGGCGATCGAACGACCAGTGAGCGTTTGGCGCGCTCAGCCCAGTGCTGATCAGGAACTGCAGTGGCCTGCCCAATCCATCGAACGCGGTTGGATCCAGATGATTGAGGGCGAGATTGAGCTGACGCGACCATCGGCAGCAAGCATCCGCTTGCACAAAGGCGACGGTCTGGGATTCAAGGGATCATCGTCCGATCTCAAGATCCTGCAAAGCCACAGCGAAAACAGCGATGTGCTGCTGTTCGCACTGCAGTGA
- a CDS encoding diflavin flavoprotein, with amino-acid sequence MAASTQAVAGRLSLQCQTIASDCTAIRSLDWDRSRFDIEFGLRNGTTYNAFLVRGERTALIDTSHAKFRETWLPLLQEQIDPQAIDHLIVSHTEPDHSGLIGDLLDLNPEIEIVGSKVALQFLKDQVHRPFRSRAVKSGDSLDLGTNPESGVEHRFEFLSAPNLHWPDTIFSFDHGSGILYTCDAFGLHYCSEELFDSDPGAIAPDFRFYYECLMGPNARSVLQAMKRMDGLPTINTIAVGHGPLLRQHLSHWLNDYREWSSQRSKGDSYAAVCYVSQYGFSDRLSQAIAHGIGKADAQVQLVDLRATDAQELTALVGEAKAVVVPTWPAEPDAELQSSIGTLLAALHSKQLVGVYDAFGGNDEPIDAVADQLRAQGQKTAFAPLRIRQLPSGADYQRCEEAGTDLGQLLTREKTIAAMKSLDGDLDKALGRLSGGLYVVTASQGEGESLRRSAMVASWVSQASFSPPGITVAVAKDRAIEALMQVGDRFVLNILREDNHQQLMRHFLKRFPPGADRFAGVNLLEHEAQGGPVLSDALAYLGCRVEQRLEGPDHWIIYAEVEQGNVADADATTAVHHRKVGNHY; translated from the coding sequence ATGGCTGCCTCCACCCAGGCCGTCGCCGGACGTCTGAGCCTTCAGTGCCAGACCATCGCATCGGACTGCACAGCCATCCGTTCCCTCGACTGGGATCGCAGCCGCTTTGACATCGAGTTCGGTCTTCGCAACGGCACCACCTACAACGCCTTCCTGGTGCGTGGCGAGCGAACGGCGCTGATCGACACCAGTCACGCCAAATTCCGGGAGACCTGGCTTCCCCTGCTTCAGGAGCAAATCGACCCGCAGGCCATCGATCATCTGATCGTGAGCCATACGGAGCCTGACCACTCCGGTCTGATCGGTGATCTGCTTGATCTGAATCCCGAGATCGAAATTGTGGGATCGAAGGTGGCGCTTCAGTTCCTGAAAGATCAAGTGCACCGTCCGTTTCGCTCCCGTGCCGTAAAAAGTGGCGACAGCCTGGATCTCGGAACGAACCCAGAGAGCGGGGTGGAGCATCGCTTCGAGTTTCTCAGCGCTCCCAACCTGCATTGGCCCGACACGATCTTTTCCTTTGATCACGGCAGCGGCATCCTCTACACCTGTGACGCCTTCGGCTTGCATTACTGCTCGGAGGAGCTGTTCGACAGTGACCCCGGTGCGATTGCACCGGACTTTCGCTTCTACTACGAATGCCTGATGGGTCCCAACGCTCGCAGCGTGCTCCAAGCGATGAAACGCATGGATGGACTGCCGACGATCAACACCATCGCTGTGGGCCACGGACCGCTTCTGCGTCAGCACCTCAGTCACTGGCTCAATGACTACCGCGAGTGGAGCAGCCAGCGCAGCAAGGGCGACAGTTATGCGGCGGTCTGTTATGTGAGTCAATACGGTTTCAGCGACCGACTCAGTCAGGCGATCGCCCATGGCATCGGCAAAGCTGACGCCCAGGTTCAGCTCGTCGATCTGCGCGCGACCGATGCCCAGGAACTGACAGCTCTGGTTGGGGAAGCCAAAGCCGTGGTCGTTCCCACCTGGCCGGCAGAACCGGATGCCGAGCTGCAGAGCAGCATTGGCACCCTGCTGGCAGCCCTTCACAGCAAGCAGCTGGTGGGGGTGTACGACGCCTTCGGCGGCAACGATGAGCCGATCGATGCTGTGGCGGATCAGCTGAGGGCCCAGGGCCAGAAAACCGCCTTTGCCCCCCTGCGGATCCGTCAGCTCCCCTCAGGAGCGGATTACCAACGCTGCGAAGAAGCGGGGACCGATCTCGGGCAACTGCTCACACGGGAGAAAACCATCGCGGCCATGAAAAGTCTCGATGGTGATCTAGACAAAGCCTTGGGCCGTCTCAGCGGTGGGCTCTACGTGGTGACCGCCAGCCAGGGGGAGGGTGAAAGCCTGCGACGCAGCGCCATGGTGGCCAGCTGGGTGAGTCAGGCCAGCTTCTCGCCACCGGGGATCACCGTGGCGGTGGCCAAAGACCGGGCCATCGAAGCGCTCATGCAGGTCGGTGACCGCTTTGTGCTCAACATCCTGCGCGAAGACAATCACCAGCAACTAATGCGGCATTTCCTCAAGCGCTTCCCACCCGGAGCCGATCGGTTTGCAGGGGTGAATCTGCTTGAGCATGAGGCCCAAGGCGGACCGGTGCTCAGTGATGCACTGGCCTACTTGGGGTGCCGGGTTGAGCAGCGGCTCGAAGGTCCAGACCACTGGATCATTTACGCCGAGGTGGAGCAAGGCAATGTGGCCGATGCCGATGCCACCACAGCGGTGCATCACCGCAAAGTAGGAAATCACTACTGA
- a CDS encoding NAD(P)H-dependent oxidoreductase, which yields MSTASNPDVLVIAASNGENLKLAQRFVDEAKAQGKSADLLDLTTLDLPLFTPRVKEAGIPDGVRPLHEQLMGAPRWVICAPEYNGSIPPVLTSAIAWLSVQGDDFRSLFNGRPVAMASFSGGPGIELLMVLRTQLTHLGAQVVGRTLAGNQNRPPQDSSLQDLLNRLMQMAPLSL from the coding sequence ATGAGCACCGCCAGCAACCCAGACGTTCTGGTGATCGCCGCCAGCAATGGCGAGAACCTCAAGCTGGCGCAGCGTTTTGTCGACGAAGCCAAAGCGCAAGGCAAGTCCGCTGACCTGCTGGACCTCACCACCCTGGATCTGCCGCTGTTCACCCCACGGGTGAAGGAAGCAGGCATCCCCGATGGTGTGCGTCCCCTGCATGAGCAACTGATGGGAGCCCCGCGCTGGGTGATCTGCGCCCCCGAATACAACGGGTCCATTCCCCCGGTACTCACCAGCGCCATTGCCTGGCTGTCGGTGCAGGGGGACGATTTCCGTTCCCTGTTCAACGGTCGTCCCGTGGCCATGGCTAGCTTTTCCGGAGGCCCTGGCATCGAACTGCTGATGGTGCTGCGCACCCAGCTCACCCATCTCGGTGCCCAGGTTGTAGGCCGCACCCTGGCAGGCAACCAGAACCGTCCTCCCCAGGACAGCTCCCTGCAGGATCTGCTGAACCGGCTGATGCAGATGGCACCACTGAGCCTCTGA
- a CDS encoding NRAMP family divalent metal transporter, whose translation MTSSAAAAISGLRRSIGPGILLAGACIGGSHLMSSTTAGARFGFALVGLILITNLIKYPFLRVGSRFTAATGLSLLEGFQQRNRTYLPVYLLVSLFTGTFTIAAVSFVAGLLLTNVPVLAQVNPFALAIAVLAASGLILFMGKYRALDRLSKLLVALLTLLTGVAALSLLLRGPAGDVASSWLAADPSPWQMADLGFLIPLMGWMPGPVEMCVWPSLWMFSRARDSQHTASLQEAEADFNLGYGITVLTAVFFVILGAYTMYGSGDGLFQGSGVAFAQNLIRLYTEAMGSWAAWIIIPAAFAAMFSTTLTCLDAYPRSISAIQGLLLGVDRGDAAPGPQSRRIGTWILMHLLAALAALLWAYSGGIGVKDFVFGAMTGSFLTAPVFAWMAMDTMNSELVAPDHRDGPLMRGLSWFGLVFLIGFSLLFLGWSLTR comes from the coding sequence ATGACCTCTAGCGCCGCTGCCGCGATCTCGGGATTGCGGCGCAGCATCGGTCCCGGGATCCTGCTTGCGGGGGCCTGCATCGGCGGATCCCACCTGATGTCGTCCACCACGGCAGGAGCCCGCTTCGGTTTTGCTCTGGTCGGTCTCATCCTGATCACGAACCTGATCAAGTACCCCTTCCTCAGGGTGGGCAGTCGGTTCACCGCCGCGACCGGGCTGTCGCTGTTGGAGGGATTTCAGCAGCGCAACAGGACTTATCTGCCGGTGTATCTGCTGGTGAGTCTGTTCACCGGTACGTTCACGATCGCCGCGGTGAGTTTTGTTGCCGGGCTGTTGCTCACCAATGTGCCTGTCCTGGCCCAGGTCAATCCCTTTGCTTTGGCGATCGCCGTGCTCGCCGCCAGCGGTTTGATCCTGTTCATGGGCAAGTACAGGGCTCTCGATCGGCTCTCCAAGTTGCTGGTGGCTCTGCTCACCCTGCTCACGGGAGTGGCGGCCTTGTCTCTGTTACTGCGTGGTCCTGCTGGGGATGTGGCGTCCAGTTGGTTAGCGGCCGATCCGTCGCCCTGGCAGATGGCAGATCTCGGTTTTCTGATACCCCTGATGGGCTGGATGCCAGGACCTGTCGAGATGTGCGTGTGGCCTTCGCTCTGGATGTTTTCCCGGGCTCGTGACAGCCAGCACACCGCTTCGCTGCAGGAAGCAGAAGCGGATTTCAATCTCGGCTACGGCATCACGGTGCTCACGGCAGTCTTTTTCGTGATCCTGGGTGCATACACCATGTATGGAAGCGGCGACGGCCTCTTCCAGGGCAGTGGCGTTGCTTTTGCTCAGAACCTCATCCGTCTGTACACCGAGGCCATGGGTTCCTGGGCGGCCTGGATCATCATTCCAGCCGCTTTCGCTGCCATGTTCAGCACCACGCTCACCTGCCTGGATGCCTATCCCCGCAGCATCTCAGCGATTCAGGGGCTCTTGCTGGGTGTGGACCGTGGCGATGCGGCTCCCGGCCCCCAGAGTCGACGTATCGGTACCTGGATTCTGATGCATTTGCTGGCCGCTCTGGCGGCGCTGCTGTGGGCCTACAGCGGTGGCATCGGTGTGAAGGATTTTGTGTTCGGGGCGATGACGGGCAGCTTTCTCACGGCTCCGGTGTTCGCCTGGATGGCTATGGACACCATGAACTCTGAGCTTGTGGCACCAGACCACCGCGATGGTCCGTTGATGCGCGGCCTCAGTTGGTTTGGATTGGTGTTTCTGATCGGTTTCAGCCTGCTCTTTCTCGGTTGGTCCCTGACGCGCTGA
- a CDS encoding MEKHLA domain-containing protein, with the protein MAETSPWQTLEIQGLVTILLLSHRRAFDSPLLASDRQGTSRRLSAQELFNSSMAVLAHDNTADPALIYANATALKLWKRTWLQMIGMPSRLTAAQSERRERAASLKQALAHDAIHTYSGIRIDRHGRQFMIRNARIWTLWDEEGRRCGQAAAFSSWWWL; encoded by the coding sequence GTGGCTGAAACCAGCCCCTGGCAGACCCTGGAGATCCAGGGTCTCGTGACGATTCTTTTGCTCTCCCATCGGCGCGCCTTCGACAGCCCACTGCTGGCCAGCGACCGACAGGGAACATCGCGGCGCCTGAGCGCACAGGAGCTGTTCAACAGCAGCATGGCCGTGCTGGCCCACGACAACACGGCTGACCCAGCCCTGATCTACGCCAACGCCACCGCACTGAAGCTCTGGAAACGCACCTGGCTGCAGATGATCGGCATGCCCTCGCGCCTGACCGCAGCGCAGTCGGAACGACGGGAACGGGCGGCTTCTCTCAAGCAGGCCCTCGCCCACGATGCAATCCATACCTATTCCGGTATCCGTATCGATCGACACGGGCGTCAATTCATGATCCGCAACGCCCGGATCTGGACGCTCTGGGATGAGGAAGGTCGTCGTTGTGGACAGGCGGCTGCTTTCTCCAGTTGGTGGTGGCTGTAA
- a CDS encoding SWIM zinc finger family protein, producing MTITPNGNGINTSLGDDGLGQQPWWVEQWMELINSYRFKKRLERAWAYAREGHVTSIRFEGRRVHARVQGTGEDPYKVKLWLDVLSDEDWGYVLEALTQKARWSAQLLAGIMPSDIERAFAASGRRLFPFKLQEVRSECSCPDKANPCKHISAVYFLMGERFSEDPFVLFQLRGRTRAKLLEDLAEHRLQALNTRLASDELDSEGSTKEATTPTADTPPPPHPAVLDPTLWWRYDASLDGDLVVITPAMEGDTGLDAAGDLPLAEEPRFPEARPRFLTHLRDQGQALAQQAMVEAMTAGG from the coding sequence ATGACCATCACTCCCAACGGAAACGGCATTAACACCTCCCTAGGGGACGACGGCCTCGGTCAGCAGCCCTGGTGGGTGGAACAGTGGATGGAGCTGATCAACTCCTACCGCTTCAAGAAACGACTGGAGCGTGCTTGGGCCTATGCCCGAGAGGGGCATGTGACCTCGATCCGCTTCGAGGGGCGACGGGTGCACGCCAGGGTGCAGGGCACCGGCGAAGACCCCTACAAGGTGAAGCTCTGGCTGGACGTGCTCAGCGACGAGGACTGGGGATACGTGCTGGAGGCGCTGACCCAGAAGGCCCGTTGGTCCGCCCAGCTGCTGGCCGGCATCATGCCTTCCGACATCGAGCGTGCCTTTGCAGCCAGCGGCCGGCGACTGTTTCCCTTCAAGCTTCAAGAGGTGCGCAGCGAGTGCAGCTGCCCCGACAAAGCCAATCCCTGCAAACACATCAGTGCTGTGTATTTCCTGATGGGGGAGCGGTTCAGCGAGGATCCATTCGTGCTCTTCCAGTTGCGGGGTCGCACGCGGGCCAAGTTGCTGGAGGACCTGGCCGAGCATCGGCTGCAAGCGCTCAACACCAGGCTGGCCAGCGATGAGCTCGACAGCGAAGGTTCAACCAAGGAGGCCACAACCCCAACGGCCGACACACCGCCTCCTCCCCACCCTGCTGTCCTCGATCCCACGCTCTGGTGGCGCTATGACGCCAGCCTTGACGGTGATCTTGTGGTGATCACACCGGCAATGGAGGGCGACACTGGCCTGGATGCGGCGGGGGATCTCCCTCTCGCTGAGGAACCGCGCTTTCCAGAGGCGCGGCCTCGGTTCCTGACCCATCTACGGGACCAAGGACAGGCGCTTGCGCAACAGGCCATGGTGGAAGCCATGACAGCAGGTGGCTGA
- a CDS encoding Hsp20/alpha crystallin family protein: MITLRQSPFDLFERLDQQLSQAERVPAAEIHETADHYTIRLELPGVSRESIDVKATDRTLSVSAERRRPDSNNASEESPSEDTARLSEFRYGTWSRSFRFSQGLNRDAVQASYRDGVLEITAAKAQSHTSVTVAVDA; the protein is encoded by the coding sequence ATGATCACCCTTCGTCAATCACCATTTGATCTTTTTGAACGGCTGGACCAGCAGCTGTCGCAGGCCGAGCGTGTTCCAGCAGCAGAGATCCACGAAACAGCCGATCACTACACCATTCGCCTTGAGCTGCCTGGAGTGAGCCGCGAATCGATCGACGTGAAGGCCACCGATCGCACGCTCAGCGTCAGTGCCGAACGCCGTCGTCCCGACAGCAACAATGCGTCTGAAGAGAGCCCAAGCGAGGACACCGCCCGGCTGAGCGAGTTCCGCTACGGCACCTGGAGCCGCAGCTTCCGCTTCAGCCAAGGGCTGAACCGGGATGCCGTTCAGGCCAGTTACCGGGATGGCGTGCTGGAGATCACCGCCGCCAAGGCCCAAAGCCACACCAGCGTGACGGTGGCAGTGGACGCTTGA